A window from Theobroma cacao cultivar B97-61/B2 chromosome 3, Criollo_cocoa_genome_V2, whole genome shotgun sequence encodes these proteins:
- the LOC18604539 gene encoding uncharacterized protein LOC18604539 isoform X2 codes for MQEVAGERGGYLHGRGALDSDDLLYLKEQMEAEEDAERLLRRTEKRAFAAFKKAASLADSSPALSPLPLRVEPKPKSGIRQQDLLKKVVEVKPKRPKFSSPSDRSQSNLHPSGSVLANSRESNQENKNKHTILESNKAEKQNKVENPAKSLLGLAYASSDDED; via the exons ATGCAAGAGGTTGCTGGAGAGCGTGGAGGCTACCTTCATGGGCGAGGCG CCTTGGACAGTGATGATTTGCTATATCTCAAGGAGCAGATGGAAGCTGAGGAGGATGCTGAACGCCTCCTGCGCCGCACTGAGAAACGAGCATTTGCTGCTTTCAAG AAAGCTGCAAGTTTAGCAGATTCCTCACCTGCATTGTCTCCCTTGCCTCTTCGTGTTGAACCCAAGCCAAAGAGCGGGATCag ACAGCAAGATTTGTTGAAAAAGGTTGTCGAGGTTAAACCCAAACggccaaaattttcaagcccATCTGACAGAAGTCAATCAAATTTACATCCAAGTGGTTCTGTCTTGGCCAATTCCAGGGAGTCCAACCAAGAGAACAAGAACAAACATACAATTTTGGAATCAAATAAAGCAGAAAAGCAGAATAAGGTTGAAAACCCTGCCAAATCCTTATTAGGCTTGGCATATGCAAGTTCTGATGATGAAGACTAA
- the LOC18604539 gene encoding uncharacterized protein LOC18604539 isoform X1, which produces MQEVAGERGGYLHGRGALDSDDLLYLKEQMEAEEDAERLLRRTEKRAFAAFKKAASLADSSPALSPLPLRVEPKPKSGIRSNPCLPWFCRQQDLLKKVVEVKPKRPKFSSPSDRSQSNLHPSGSVLANSRESNQENKNKHTILESNKAEKQNKVENPAKSLLGLAYASSDDED; this is translated from the exons ATGCAAGAGGTTGCTGGAGAGCGTGGAGGCTACCTTCATGGGCGAGGCG CCTTGGACAGTGATGATTTGCTATATCTCAAGGAGCAGATGGAAGCTGAGGAGGATGCTGAACGCCTCCTGCGCCGCACTGAGAAACGAGCATTTGCTGCTTTCAAG AAAGCTGCAAGTTTAGCAGATTCCTCACCTGCATTGTCTCCCTTGCCTCTTCGTGTTGAACCCAAGCCAAAGAGCGGGATCag GTCTAATCCATGTTTACCTTGGTTCTGTAGACAGCAAGATTTGTTGAAAAAGGTTGTCGAGGTTAAACCCAAACggccaaaattttcaagcccATCTGACAGAAGTCAATCAAATTTACATCCAAGTGGTTCTGTCTTGGCCAATTCCAGGGAGTCCAACCAAGAGAACAAGAACAAACATACAATTTTGGAATCAAATAAAGCAGAAAAGCAGAATAAGGTTGAAAACCCTGCCAAATCCTTATTAGGCTTGGCATATGCAAGTTCTGATGATGAAGACTAA
- the LOC18604539 gene encoding uncharacterized protein LOC18604539 isoform X3, which produces MEAEEDAERLLRRTEKRAFAAFKKAASLADSSPALSPLPLRVEPKPKSGIRSNPCLPWFCRQQDLLKKVVEVKPKRPKFSSPSDRSQSNLHPSGSVLANSRESNQENKNKHTILESNKAEKQNKVENPAKSLLGLAYASSDDED; this is translated from the exons ATGGAAGCTGAGGAGGATGCTGAACGCCTCCTGCGCCGCACTGAGAAACGAGCATTTGCTGCTTTCAAG AAAGCTGCAAGTTTAGCAGATTCCTCACCTGCATTGTCTCCCTTGCCTCTTCGTGTTGAACCCAAGCCAAAGAGCGGGATCag GTCTAATCCATGTTTACCTTGGTTCTGTAGACAGCAAGATTTGTTGAAAAAGGTTGTCGAGGTTAAACCCAAACggccaaaattttcaagcccATCTGACAGAAGTCAATCAAATTTACATCCAAGTGGTTCTGTCTTGGCCAATTCCAGGGAGTCCAACCAAGAGAACAAGAACAAACATACAATTTTGGAATCAAATAAAGCAGAAAAGCAGAATAAGGTTGAAAACCCTGCCAAATCCTTATTAGGCTTGGCATATGCAAGTTCTGATGATGAAGACTAA